A single Candidatus Cloacimonadota bacterium DNA region contains:
- a CDS encoding NAD(P)H-dependent glycerol-3-phosphate dehydrogenase, whose translation MMKKISVIGMGSWGTTLAILLAEKGFSVFGWEWIKNRAEGMEKYRENKIFLPGCHFPDNANSKYRMKISNDLDFVVENGDIILLAVPSHIIRKICESEKNLLAGKQIVNVAKGIENGSLMRMSEVIHDATGISYENILTLSGPTHAEEVSKKLPATIVAASKSKEFAKQIQNIFMTDFFRVYTSNDLVGVELGGSTKNIIAIGAGISSGMNLGDNAAAALIARGLREITRLGIKFGANPHTFSGISGIGDLIVTCGSEHSRNRHVGVLLAKGKSLQKIIDGMEMVAEGVKTTKSVYYLSEKFGIDMPITRQIYRVLFEGLSPQQALRNLMTREGKSEEEF comes from the coding sequence ATGATGAAAAAAATATCAGTAATAGGTATGGGAAGTTGGGGGACAACTCTTGCAATTCTTCTCGCTGAAAAGGGATTTTCTGTTTTTGGCTGGGAATGGATAAAAAACCGAGCCGAGGGTATGGAGAAATATCGAGAAAATAAAATATTTCTCCCCGGATGCCATTTCCCTGATAATGCGAATAGTAAATATCGTATGAAAATTTCGAACGATTTGGATTTTGTTGTGGAAAATGGTGATATAATCTTACTGGCGGTTCCTTCGCACATTATCAGAAAAATCTGCGAGAGTGAAAAAAATCTTCTTGCAGGAAAGCAGATCGTAAATGTGGCAAAGGGAATAGAAAACGGTTCTTTAATGAGAATGTCCGAAGTGATTCACGATGCAACCGGAATTTCATATGAAAATATTCTTACACTTTCCGGACCAACTCATGCGGAAGAAGTTAGCAAAAAACTTCCGGCAACAATCGTAGCAGCCTCAAAGAGTAAAGAATTTGCAAAACAAATACAAAATATTTTTATGACAGATTTTTTTCGAGTTTATACCAGCAATGATTTGGTAGGGGTTGAATTGGGTGGATCTACAAAAAATATAATTGCGATTGGAGCCGGTATTTCCAGCGGAATGAATCTCGGCGACAATGCAGCAGCTGCTTTGATTGCAAGGGGTCTTCGCGAAATCACCCGTTTGGGTATAAAGTTTGGAGCCAATCCCCATACTTTTTCAGGCATTTCAGGAATCGGCGATTTGATTGTTACTTGTGGGAGTGAACACAGTAGAAACAGGCACGTAGGTGTTCTCCTTGCAAAAGGAAAATCCCTTCAAAAAATAATTGACGGGATGGAAATGGTCGCTGAAGGAGTTAAAACTACAAAATCCGTTTATTACCTAAGTGAAAAATTCGGAATTGATATGCCAATCACACGGCAAATATATCGGGTATTATTTGAGGGTCTTTCACCTCAACAAGCTCTCAGAAATTTGATGACGAGAGAGGGGAAAAGTGAAGAAGAATTTTAA
- a CDS encoding DMT family transporter has product MNQIPYIGEILSFLCAIFWAIAIILFRKSGDFIKPFSLNLFKNSIALILFIITSVIFGSTIFIDAPLKVYIILALSGIIGIAFADTFFFKVLNKLGASLTEIINCLYMPIVIVLSLIFLNESFSLLQFFGTGLIILSINISSWKSPDHKLSRKELITGILMALVSMLLTALSIVMLKPILANYPILWSVEVRLFFGVVSMAIFTLFRKDKKIIVSVFIPSRGWKYMIPAVVIGAYFAMITWIAGVKFTQANIASALNQTNVIFVFILAAIFLHEKFTYKKAAGVILAFSGVILVTIG; this is encoded by the coding sequence ATGAATCAAATTCCGTATATTGGAGAAATTTTATCTTTCCTTTGCGCCATATTCTGGGCAATAGCAATAATTTTATTCAGAAAAAGCGGAGATTTCATAAAGCCGTTTTCCCTGAATTTATTCAAAAACTCAATTGCCCTGATATTATTTATAATCACGTCGGTAATATTCGGAAGCACCATCTTTATTGATGCTCCCTTAAAAGTTTATATAATACTTGCGTTAAGTGGAATCATCGGCATTGCATTTGCGGATACATTCTTCTTTAAAGTTTTAAACAAGTTGGGTGCAAGCTTAACCGAGATAATAAATTGTCTATATATGCCAATAGTGATTGTTTTATCCCTGATATTTCTTAATGAGTCATTTTCTCTCTTACAATTTTTCGGAACAGGATTGATCATTCTTTCAATTAATATTTCCTCGTGGAAATCACCTGATCATAAACTTTCCCGAAAAGAATTGATCACGGGAATTTTGATGGCTTTGGTTTCAATGTTACTAACTGCTTTGAGTATAGTAATGCTCAAACCTATACTTGCAAATTATCCAATCCTGTGGTCTGTTGAAGTTCGATTATTTTTTGGGGTGGTTTCTATGGCTATTTTCACTTTATTTCGCAAAGATAAAAAGATTATAGTTAGTGTGTTTATTCCCTCAAGAGGTTGGAAATATATGATACCTGCTGTGGTAATCGGGGCATATTTTGCGATGATTACTTGGATTGCCGGAGTAAAATTTACACAAGCAAATATTGCTTCAGCGTTAAATCAGACTAATGTGATATTCGTTTTTATTCTTGCTGCAATTTTTTTACACGAGAAGTTTACATACAAAAAAGCGGCGGGAGTGATTTTGGCATTTTCGGGGGTTATTCTCGTAACGATTGGCTGA
- a CDS encoding response regulator, which produces MNKTLLIVDDEQKNINSIKRVLIDEDYKILSATDPIEGLKIFRGKKPAVILLDLRMPEMDGIEFMKEIKPSKDSPFSVIILTGMGSNRDIKECYNLGARAFLQQPINIVEIKSLVRNTFALEQNKHDIRLFRDKLQSLVSERTLDLEKEMEHSKKIAIELKKSNEKLREMMTSTVTVLASVVEMRDPYTAGHQHNVADLAEKIARELGLPEENIIGIRIAGNMHDIGKINIPTEILSKPAKLSTTEFNLIKTHPQAGYDLLKKINFPWNVATIVLQHHEKVDGSGYPNGLKDNEILFESKIIAVADVVEAITKARPYRRGLGSEVALKEIQDKAGTDFDEKVVKACVKLFKEKKYKFPKQENSYYFT; this is translated from the coding sequence TTGAATAAAACATTATTAATAGTTGATGACGAGCAAAAAAACATTAATTCGATCAAAAGAGTATTGATTGACGAGGATTATAAAATATTATCCGCAACTGATCCGATTGAAGGATTGAAAATTTTCAGGGGAAAAAAACCAGCAGTTATTCTTCTCGACCTGAGAATGCCAGAGATGGATGGAATCGAATTTATGAAAGAAATCAAGCCATCCAAAGATTCACCTTTTTCTGTGATTATTCTTACAGGAATGGGCAGCAACAGAGATATTAAAGAATGCTATAATTTGGGTGCCAGAGCATTCCTGCAGCAACCTATTAATATTGTCGAAATTAAAAGTCTGGTTAGAAACACTTTTGCCCTTGAGCAAAACAAGCACGATATCAGACTTTTCAGAGATAAATTACAAAGTTTGGTGAGTGAGCGTACTCTCGATCTGGAAAAAGAAATGGAACACAGCAAAAAAATTGCGATAGAGTTAAAGAAGAGCAATGAAAAACTTCGGGAAATGATGACTTCAACCGTTACCGTGCTTGCATCCGTGGTTGAAATGCGAGATCCATATACTGCCGGTCATCAGCACAACGTAGCAGATCTCGCAGAAAAAATTGCGCGCGAATTAGGTCTTCCTGAAGAAAATATAATTGGAATTAGAATCGCCGGAAATATGCATGATATCGGGAAAATAAATATTCCTACCGAAATTTTGAGTAAACCGGCAAAACTTTCTACTACTGAATTTAACTTAATTAAAACGCATCCACAAGCTGGATATGACCTCTTGAAAAAAATTAATTTCCCATGGAATGTGGCTACAATCGTGCTACAGCACCATGAAAAGGTGGACGGTTCGGGATATCCCAATGGTCTTAAAGATAATGAGATTTTATTTGAATCAAAAATAATTGCAGTTGCAGACGTTGTAGAAGCAATTACAAAAGCACGTCCCTATCGTAGGGGTTTAGGCTCTGAAGTTGCTCTAAAGGAAATTCAGGATAAAGCAGGGACAGATTTTGACGAAAAAGTTGTGAAAGCATGTGTGAAACTTTTTAAAGAAAAGAAATACAAATTCCCCAAACAAGAAAATTCCTATTACTTTACTTAA
- a CDS encoding diguanylate cyclase, producing the protein MKNKLKVSVLYVEDELLIRQTISEMLEKDVDELHVASDGQMGLEKFKELKPDIVITDIKMPKMDGFTMLQKIREISPNVKTVIISVYGDSKKVLDAINRGINGFLIKPIFKTQLSNLLNSLDRQIEKQREEQRKKKRMFDLARIDPLTKFLNQQGMIDRLTHETTIFDRSLYENNPRPFAILLCEIHNFRKIGKEHGLTAVDEVIISVCKIIWSMIRRQDVISRWSPSEIMLLLTNTDKKGATFLGQKIIQRISLQKIKFKNKTIDINPLFGIGEYYTKLSVDNLVQNTFNDLQERMYSVPKIDPLTKFLNKSGMLDRLNHEKKKVEKKSDKENEYAFTILFCQITNYTNIESHQGLKGVNSMILSLAKEIWLMIRRQDTIARWSKNEIMLLLPETDEMGGGILSEKILNKIKTINLKFNNELLNIRLRFGVKEYSSTLTIEELVKIVIENMQNWRIS; encoded by the coding sequence ATGAAAAATAAACTTAAAGTTTCTGTTTTATATGTTGAGGATGAGCTCCTCATTCGCCAAACCATTAGCGAAATGCTGGAAAAAGATGTTGACGAGTTGCACGTAGCTTCAGATGGGCAAATGGGTTTGGAAAAGTTTAAAGAACTTAAACCGGATATCGTGATAACTGATATAAAAATGCCAAAAATGGACGGTTTTACGATGCTTCAGAAGATACGTGAAATTTCCCCTAATGTGAAAACCGTAATAATATCCGTTTATGGAGATTCCAAAAAAGTCTTAGACGCAATCAACAGAGGAATAAATGGATTTTTGATAAAACCCATTTTTAAAACACAATTATCTAATCTGCTGAATTCGTTAGATAGACAGATTGAAAAACAAAGGGAGGAGCAACGTAAGAAAAAACGCATGTTCGATTTGGCTCGAATTGATCCTCTTACAAAATTTCTCAATCAGCAGGGAATGATTGATCGTTTAACTCATGAAACCACAATATTTGATAGAAGCTTATATGAGAATAATCCAAGACCTTTTGCAATTTTATTATGCGAAATTCATAATTTTCGAAAGATTGGAAAAGAACATGGCTTAACTGCCGTAGATGAAGTAATTATTTCTGTGTGCAAAATTATTTGGTCTATGATCCGTCGGCAAGATGTTATCTCAAGATGGAGCCCAAGTGAAATTATGTTACTCCTTACAAATACAGATAAAAAAGGGGCAACATTTCTTGGTCAGAAAATTATTCAAAGGATATCACTTCAAAAAATTAAATTCAAAAATAAAACAATTGATATCAATCCCTTATTTGGAATTGGAGAATATTACACAAAATTAAGCGTTGATAATCTTGTTCAAAATACTTTTAACGATTTGCAAGAACGAATGTATAGCGTTCCAAAAATTGATCCCCTCACTAAATTTCTTAATAAAAGTGGTATGTTGGATCGACTTAATCATGAGAAAAAAAAAGTTGAAAAAAAATCTGATAAAGAAAATGAGTATGCATTTACAATTTTATTCTGCCAAATCACAAATTATACAAACATCGAAAGCCATCAGGGTTTAAAGGGCGTAAATAGCATGATTCTTTCTCTTGCCAAAGAGATATGGTTAATGATTCGCCGCCAAGACACTATCGCAAGATGGAGTAAAAATGAAATAATGTTACTTCTTCCTGAAACAGACGAAATGGGCGGTGGAATACTTTCAGAAAAAATATTAAATAAAATTAAGACAATAAATCTGAAATTTAATAACGAACTATTGAATATCCGACTTCGTTTTGGCGTTAAGGAATATTCCAGCACCCTGACAATCGAGGAGTTAGTAAAAATCGTTATCGAAAATATGCAAAATTGGAGAATTTCATAA
- a CDS encoding LruC domain-containing protein, with translation MKKNLILLSIAVITILFFTNCDLTKTEDTPVNMKDLEAPAGFKFNTTNQVSINLTSVNLQGNTVPNATFGIYKDDLADSTLTWNFRKVLTASTNENAIYEATISLPTSLDSIWVQSGIGFVRSFPIEITGNGQAEVNGVFPYYHYSPQGRGGSGRNNLDDFQFMTMWFVKHHDEELHYYYLAGNNQGEYNEGHINLTSKPGSNMDVKAFTISDDGVMYFYNLDDKYLYKILPSEIDSNSATPVNALQIGEMNGLDSGDSELNSLEFINGVLYGFGKKDETLYQINHNTAAYSAAFTISFPTRPNNPEITGLTCIGDTVYFLCKKGVSVSRPPHQDDGQIWRLDMITHNITHIITPNQNDLESLAGHPNGKLYLASHNKKWYISDPTVPNWAFLREPSPHIDIKDWDFYYQGEIEEPTDSDGDGIPDVDDAYPNDASRAFQSFTPSETEFATLMYEDLWPSMGDYDMNDLVLDYQICEITNAQHQMVEDSINFNLRASGAGYTLGFAIKFPSDYVLGDPVDPTFNLATLEASDNVIRFFNNQRTIFGVSGSEWINTTDEGLNVPSVEWTVTIPISSAKGAPRTISPWDFPPYNPFIYVNNTRSHEIHLLDYPPTAAMDSSLFDTGDDVSNSGTGSYFLTGNGLPWAVNVTEATDYPLETYQITEGFLHFADWVESSGEGYSDWYSNTGLGYRDNDCIYFPPQD, from the coding sequence ATGAAAAAAAATTTAATTTTATTATCAATCGCGGTTATTACGATTTTATTTTTTACAAATTGCGATTTGACCAAAACAGAGGATACTCCCGTAAACATGAAAGATCTTGAGGCTCCGGCAGGATTCAAATTCAATACTACAAATCAGGTTTCCATTAATCTAACTTCTGTTAATTTACAAGGAAATACCGTACCAAATGCAACTTTTGGCATTTATAAGGACGACCTTGCAGACTCAACTTTAACATGGAATTTTCGAAAAGTTCTAACCGCTTCAACTAACGAAAATGCTATTTATGAAGCTACTATTTCTTTACCAACTTCCTTAGATTCTATTTGGGTTCAATCCGGTATAGGATTTGTTAGAAGTTTTCCTATCGAAATTACCGGCAACGGACAAGCAGAAGTGAATGGAGTTTTTCCGTATTATCATTATAGTCCTCAAGGCAGAGGAGGTTCCGGAAGAAATAATTTAGACGACTTCCAATTTATGACCATGTGGTTTGTAAAACATCATGACGAAGAACTGCATTACTATTATCTTGCTGGAAATAATCAGGGAGAATATAATGAAGGCCATATAAACCTTACCTCAAAACCAGGTAGCAATATGGATGTTAAAGCATTCACAATAAGCGATGATGGAGTTATGTATTTTTATAATCTTGACGACAAATACTTATACAAAATTCTCCCAAGTGAAATTGATTCGAATTCAGCAACCCCTGTCAACGCTCTACAAATCGGTGAAATGAATGGCCTTGATTCTGGAGATTCGGAACTGAATTCTTTGGAATTTATCAATGGTGTTTTGTATGGTTTTGGTAAAAAAGATGAAACTCTATATCAAATTAATCATAATACGGCAGCTTATAGCGCGGCTTTTACCATTTCTTTCCCAACAAGGCCAAACAATCCTGAAATAACCGGCTTAACTTGTATTGGAGACACCGTATATTTCCTTTGTAAAAAAGGTGTAAGTGTATCTCGTCCTCCCCATCAGGATGATGGTCAAATATGGAGACTCGACATGATTACTCATAATATAACACACATTATTACCCCTAATCAAAATGATCTTGAATCCTTAGCTGGACACCCCAATGGAAAATTGTACTTAGCCTCTCACAATAAAAAATGGTATATTTCTGATCCCACAGTTCCCAACTGGGCATTTCTAAGAGAGCCTTCACCCCATATTGACATAAAAGATTGGGATTTCTACTACCAGGGAGAAATTGAAGAGCCCACTGATTCTGACGGAGATGGAATTCCAGACGTAGATGATGCTTATCCCAACGATGCATCCAGAGCCTTCCAAAGTTTCACTCCTTCCGAAACAGAATTTGCTACACTTATGTATGAAGACCTTTGGCCATCTATGGGTGATTATGATATGAATGATCTTGTTTTGGATTACCAAATATGTGAAATTACCAATGCTCAACATCAAATGGTAGAAGACAGTATCAATTTTAACTTGCGAGCATCCGGAGCCGGTTATACTTTGGGATTTGCAATAAAATTCCCATCCGACTACGTATTGGGTGATCCGGTTGACCCCACATTTAATTTGGCAACTTTAGAAGCGAGTGATAATGTAATTAGGTTTTTCAATAATCAACGCACAATCTTTGGTGTTTCAGGAAGCGAATGGATAAATACCACAGATGAAGGTTTGAATGTTCCGTCTGTAGAATGGACCGTTACGATTCCAATTAGTTCTGCAAAAGGTGCACCGAGAACAATTAGTCCTTGGGACTTTCCTCCCTACAATCCCTTTATTTATGTTAACAATACAAGATCTCATGAAATTCATTTATTAGATTATCCCCCTACCGCAGCAATGGATAGCTCACTGTTCGATACGGGAGATGATGTTTCTAATTCCGGAACCGGTTCCTATTTTCTTACCGGCAATGGACTTCCATGGGCGGTAAATGTTACAGAAGCGACTGACTATCCTCTTGAAACTTATCAAATCACAGAAGGGTTTCTTCATTTTGCAGACTGGGTAGAAAGCAGTGGTGAAGGTTATTCGGA